Proteins encoded in a region of the Arvicanthis niloticus isolate mArvNil1 chromosome 16, mArvNil1.pat.X, whole genome shotgun sequence genome:
- the Ankrd37 gene encoding ankyrin repeat domain-containing protein 37 isoform X1: MLLLSCNLEEDGLKNLLETGASVNAPPDPQEQSPVHLAAGGGLACFLLWQLQTGADLNQQDVLGETPLHKAAKVGSLECLSVLVASDVQIDVCNKNGQTPEDLAWSCGFPECARFLTMIKCMQTAKSSSEQPEGDPHAPVLRQKRSFRTMESRVLKRKC, from the exons ATGCTGTTGCTGAGTTGCAACTTGGAG GAGGATGGTCTTAAGAATTTGCTGGAGACAGGAGCATCAGTCAACGCACCCCCGGATCCCCAGGAGCAGTCGCCTGTTCACCTAGCTGCAGGTGGCggccttgcttgctttcttctctggcaGCTGCAAACAGGTGCTGACCTCAACCAACAG GATGTTTTGGGAGAAACTCCACTTCACAAGGCAGCAAAAGTTGGAAGCCTGGAATGCCTTAGTGTCCTTGTGGCCAGTGATGTCCAGATTGA CGTATGTAATAAGAATGGGCAAACACCTGAAGATCTTGCTTGGTCATGTGGCTTTCCAGAATGTGCCAGGTTCCTAACAATGATTAAATGTATGCAGACAGCAAAATCATCAAGTGAGCAGCCTGAGGGTGACCCCCATGCTCCTGTGCTGAGACAGAAGAGGAGTTTCAGAACTATGGAGAGCAGAGTGTTGAAGAGAAAGTGCTG A
- the Ankrd37 gene encoding ankyrin repeat domain-containing protein 37 isoform X2, producing the protein MIKCMQTAKSSSEQPEGDPHAPVLRQKRSFRTMESRVLKRKC; encoded by the exons ATGATTAAATGTATGCAGACAGCAAAATCATCAAGTGAGCAGCCTGAGGGTGACCCCCATGCTCCTGTGCTGAGACAGAAGAGGAGTTTCAGAACTATGGAGAGCAGAGTGTTGAAGAGAAAGTGCTG A